Proteins encoded together in one Penicillium digitatum chromosome 1, complete sequence window:
- a CDS encoding Putative Udp-galactopyranose mutase: MTHPDISVDVLVIGAGPTGLGAAKRLNQINGPSWMIIDSNEIPGGLASTDVTPEGFLYDVGGHVIFSHYKYFDDCINEALPKEEDWYTHERISYVRCQEQWVPYPFQNNISMLPKEEQVKCIDGMIDAALEARVSNTKPKDFDEWIVRMMGTGIADLFMRPYNYKVWAVPTTKMQCAWLGERVAAPNLKAVTTNVILNKTAGNWGPNATFRFPSRDGTGGIWIAVANTLPKENTRYGPNNKVEKVNAYNKTVTLADGTTIGYGKLVSTMAVDYLAEAMNDTELIPLTKQLFYSSTHVIGVGIRGVRPDRIGDKCWLYFPEDDCPFYRATIFSNYSPNNQPEASKKLPTLQLADGSKPESTEAQEGPYWSVMLEVSESSLKPVNHETLLAESIQGLVNTQMLLPGDEIVSTYHRRFDHGYPTPSLEREGALTQILPKLQEKGIWSRGRFGSWRYEVGNQDHSFMLGVEAVDNIVNGAVELTLNYPDFVNGRQNNERRLVDGAQAFAKK; the protein is encoded by the exons ATGACCCACCCCGACAT TTCTGTTGACGTTCTCGTCATTGGTGCTGGCCCAACTGGTTTGGGTGCCGCCAAACGTTTGAATCAGATT AATGGCCCCTCATGGATGATTATCGACTCAAATGAGATCCCCGGTGGTTTGGCTTCCACTGATGTTACCCCCGAAGGTTTC CTGTACGATGTCGGTGGTCACGTTATCTTCTCCCACTACAAGTACTTCGACGACTGCATTAACGAGGCCCTccccaaagaagaagattggtACACACACGAGCGTATCTCCTACGTTCGCTGCCAGGAGCAATGGGTTCCCTACCCCTTCCAGAACAACATTTCTATGCTGCCCAAGGAAGAGCAGGTGAAGTGCATTGACGGCATGATCGATGCTGCTCTTGAGGCCCGTGTCTCCAACACGAAGCCCAAGGATTTTGATGAGTGGATTGTCCGCATGATGGGTACTGGTATTGCCGACCTCTTCATGAGACCCTACAACTACAAGGTCTGGGCTGTTCCCACCACCAAG ATGCAATGCGCTTGGCTCGGTGAACGCGTCGCTGCCCCCAACCTCAAGGCCGTGACTACCAACGTCATCCTTAACAAGACCGCCGGTAACTGGGGTCCCAACGCTACCTTCCGTTTCCCCTCCCGCGATGGTACTGGTGGTATCTGGATTGCTGTTGCCAACACTCTCCCCAAGGAGAACACCCGCTATGGCCCCAACAACAAGGTCGAGAAGGTCAACGCTTACAACAAGACCGTCACTCTCGCCGATGGCACCACCATTGGTTACGGAAAACTGGTCTCCACCATGGCTGTTGACTATCTCGCGGAGGCCATGAACGACACCGAGCTCATTCCCCTCACCAAGCAGCTCTTCTACTCCTCCACCCACGTTATCGGTGTTGGTATCCGTGGTGTCCGTCCCGATCGCATCGGCGACAAGTGCTGGCTGTACTTCCCCGAGGATGATTGCCCATTCTACCGTGCTACCATCTTCTCCAACTACTCCCCCAACAACCAGCCCGAAGCCTCCAAGAAGTTGCCCACCCTTCAGCTCGCTGACGGCTCCAAGCCTGAGAGCACCGAGGCTCAGGAAGGTCCCTACTGGTCTGTCATGTTGGAGGTTTCCGAATCTTCCCTGAAGCCCGTCAACCACGAGACCCTCCTTGCCGAATCCATCCAGGGCCTTGTCAACACCCAGATGCTTCTGCCCGGTGATGAGATTGTCTCCACCTACCACCGCCGCTTCGACCACGGTTACCCCACCCCCAGCCTGGAGCGTGAGGGTGCCCTCACCCAGATTCTCCCCAAGCTCCAGGAGAAGGGTATCTGGTCCCGTGGCCGCTTCGGTAGCTGGCGCTACGAGGTCGGCAACCAGGACCACTCCTTCATGCTCGGTGTCGAGGCCGTTGACAACATTGTCAACGGTGCCGTTGAGTTGACCCTCAACTACCCCGACTTTGTCAACGGCCGCCAGAACAACGAGCGCCGCTTGGTCGACGGTGCCCAGGCTTTCGCGAAGAAATAG